Genomic DNA from Corylus avellana chromosome ca4, CavTom2PMs-1.0:
TTGCACATAGTgtcttaatttattatgtacAGAGAAATTGGAAGTTGATACCTTCCATCGTATATTATCcagattttttccttttttgtttgttattatttagaAACTTTAATAGCTTAATTCAGTTtgattgaaataataataataaatgtcgAATGTAAATTTATAAAGAGTACGTAGATGTGTAACAAAAATCACCGTTGAATTCCTAATAGCCGAAAGTTGAGAAGTGATTAGACATTTTCATAGCTTAGTTTGGTTGAATTGAAACacattattatcaaaatttcacTGACAGTTTTCAActactgttttgttttttttttggttaacaaCGGTTGTGTTGGAAGATATTGGAAAATTTCAATGACACAAGtaacatttctttttgtgttaagaaagaaaagtaaaaaaaggcAGTAAACTAGTAGCTGGATAAATAATGAATGTTACTGTTATGGTACAAAAGGGATTGACAATATAAATTAAGAGAATATTTTACGtatattgttaataattttatactcaCATCCAATAGTCCAAGCCAAAAGGAGTAACTTTGTCAGTTttcccataaataaataaaaaaaaagaaaaagaaaagaagaataaggTAAAGGGATGCAGCCTAAGATCAAAAATCATATGATGGAAAGTGAAGAGAAATTGACCATAGAAGCAGCAACGATAGTGTGATCATAAATAGACCACGCGTTCCTGTCCCGTGAAAAGAAATCGAAACGACCGCGTATTTGCTGCTCAGTTCACAGACACatgaatattttatgttataataaataaataaataaaacatatcgCAAAAGAAGGCCTATCCACTACGAGCAATATCAACGCTTGCACCGCCCGCGAGCCGTTGAGAGCGAGAGTAGATAGAAAAATGGCGAGTCTGCTGCAGCTGAGCGAGTACACGCATCCAGTGATCGTGCTGAAGCCGTCCTTGACCTCTCTCCTTCCCAGCTCTTCTCGGCCTCGCCAACAAGATTACCGAACTCAGCCTCGCATTTCACCTCCCAAAGCCTCTCTccaacaatcttcttcttcttcttcttcttccctgaCTCGGAGAGAATTCGCATCCCAAACCGCGGCTATTTCAGTGTCTCTTCTAGCAGCTCCTCCGGCAAGGTCCGAAGATGCACTTTCGGAGTGGGAGAGAGTGTACCTCCCCATCGACCCCGGCGTCGTTCTCCTCGACATCGCTTTCGTCCCTGACGACTTGAATCACGGTCTTTAATTCTTACTTCGCTTCTTTCATTTTGTTCGTCTATCTTCTTTATAACCCTAGCATAACCATATATCTTGTTGTTATGGTAGGTTTTCTTTTGGGGACTAGGCAAACCATTATGGAGACAAAAGATGGTGGAAACACTTGGGCTCCACGTTCAATACCCTCGGCCGAGGACGAAGATTTTAACTACAGATTTAATTCCATTAGCTTCAGAGGAAAGGAGGGATGGATTGTTGGGAAACCTGCAATTCTGTTGTACACTTCAGATGCTGGAGAAAGCTGGGATAGGATACCACTAAGCTCTCAACTTCCTGGAGATGTGGTAAGCTTGTATTAGACGTTGGCCCATGTCTATTTAAATCATAATTCGCTTTGCTTTACTTGAATTCGTACATAAGCAAGCTGACTTACGCTGCCATGAAGTAggatttgttttcaaaaatgtcaTTCTGGGTTTAACTTGTAGCGGCATTGCAATCTCTCTGTTGGCGAGTTGTTGGTATAGCAAATACAATCTGATTTGATGTTGGTATCTTTGTTTACTTTTAGAAAGTGGGGAGAGAGTGTGTGTCTTGcagaaaaaaagagagttttaGGATTTTCTAACTCATGCTTTATTGTTTAATTATGTTACTGCTACTCAATGCAAAGGAAAATCACTAACTGACActcccctcaagctggagcataaaTATCACACATGCCCAGCTTGCCTAAAATGCTATAAATGAAACACTGGTTGACACTCTCTTTTGAAAATATGTCTGCTAGCTGGTCACCAGTTTTTCACATAAGAAGTGCAGATTAAttgaatatttattttcttcttgataAGGTGACGGTCAATCTTATAACTTCTACAGTCCTGTCATGGTTTTGTGAAATGTTAACTTCTGCCTTATCATAACAATATAATTTCAAAGGCTCTGTACCAATGAACTTTAAGTATCGGTAGCATATAGTAGGTGATTCTATTATGATATATGCAGGTATATATAAAGGCAACAGGAGAGAAGAGTGCAGAGTTGGTGACCGACGAAGGTGCAATATATGTTACGTCAAATAGGGGCTACAACTGGAGGGCTGCAGTCCAGGAAACTGTTTCAGCTACTCTTAATAGGTGTGTTTCTGCTATAATATAAGCTACTCTAACTGTATAAACTGTTTTCATTTTGTGGGTTTAGCTAAACTAATGGTTGAGATCTGTAATAATTATAAGTTAGATGTGAAGATCTGATTCCTTTACAAGATAGgtaattgttttcattttcatcttctgATCTCTTTGGCACTTGTTTGGCTTAACCcctgcaaaaaaagaaaaagaataaaaaaagaaaaagaaaaaggcttttGTTTGGCTTTGCTGCGCAAACTGTTTGACAAGGCagtctatttattattattatgattattatagCTTCTGTTTTTGTTCCATTTTTGTGAGGCTCATCAGCAATTCTAAGGGTCCAATATGCTAATATCTTATTGTCCTACTTCTATATGCTTGAAAACTCttcaatatttttgttctttttatgttttttacttTCTATTATGCTGATGTGTCCtgaatgttttttcttttcttcctttctttctttttttgatatttcAAAGGCTATGTTACATTTCTCCACCCTAAACTATGAGCTCCATTTTAACTTTGACCAGTTAATCCCCTAAACTATTGGTTTGTTGCAATATTACCGTAATGTCAAAGTTTCTCCAATTTCCTTTATGCTTAATCTTAAAATTTATGTACTTATCTCATgatcacataaaaaataaaagaatgagaaGCAGTTTCCACTTGCATGTACTCACCAACAAAACATGaatgagctttagctcaaaCACTTCCTGTACCACAATAATGGGATGGAAGATGAGGACGTGGCTTCAAGATTTATTGGATGCATGtgtaactaacaaaaaaaaaaaaaaaaaattctcacaaACAAAAGGTAAATagacaaacaaattttattcttttcttttatttttctatgatTACATGATAAgcatgttaaaataataataaaaaaaaaatactacagaaattaggaaaatattaatgGTGTTGAGGCACTATAATTAATTGCATAGTTTAAGGAGAtgattcttaaaatttaaagtcTGAGGGGACATTACAAAATAAACCTATAGTTTAGAATGGGAAAGTGCAATTTTTTTCGTTCTTTCTTTCTAGCATGTCAGAGATGCAGTTGATAATATATTCCCTTAAAGCTtagatttgtttgttttcttctttgttgctAGATTAGCTTCATGTTTCAGTCCCAGAAGTGCAGCATGAATAAATAAGCAGCAACTTTACTTTTATCAGATTAATGAACTTTCTTAACGATATTGTTAAATTATCTCAAGAAACTGTGGCATTTTGCTGGTCTGCTAGAAAAGTTTATCCACAGAGCCAAGATTCCACCTTGTATATGGAAAATGATTTTAGTTTTGAGAGATAAGATGCTCACATATCTTCATTTCCTTTTCAGAACAGTTTCCAGCGGTATTAGTGGTGCAAGCTATTACACAGGAACGTTTAATACTGTAAATCGCTCTCCAGATGGAAGGTATGTTGCTGTCTCAAGCCGTGGTAACTTCTATCTTACCTGGGAGCCTGGGCAGGTTAGATTCTCCTCTTTTTCGATGGCATCGGGCTTTCCTTTGATTTATGTCATTCTGTTCTAATAGGTTTCATGAGGGTTGccttttaaactaaaatcaaatgCATAAAAAAGGATTTTCACAGTTTGTAAATATTCCTAGTCACATTCCTATCCTGAGTGTAATATGTTATGAAACTCCATTAGTTTGTCACATTCTTTTTTAGCATTATTAGCTAAGGTTGCAGGAAGTTGTGCATAGCTATAGAGGGGACTCCTCACAAACCAGTGTGTACTATACTTTTTCTTGCATCATGCAAATTATTGACTTGGCACATGATTGCTCAGAGTTGCTATTGTTAAGGTTGGATAATGTTATGTGTCTAGTTGGATTACTGGCATTTTTGCTGAATCTTTGGTTCCATTAGTCTAAACAGGATTGAGTTTCAATAAAGGTCAAATCGTCTTCAACAGCAATAAGTTCATCCCCTATACAGTTTGAGTGTGAAAACCATGGGTATATCGTTTTCAGTTCGAAAGATTCTGCTTCTAAATTTATCTATCTGAAAGATGATCATTTAAAGATGCTAGTTAGACTAATCaagtttaatttttctcataTCTTGTGCTGAAATTTTTCAGAATTTAACTCGActttaatcattaatttttttaatatacaataaaaaattctttctgAATCATTTATGTCGGAATCACACTCGTTGCtgttatatatacacacaaataaGTTTACgtgataatttataaaattaaataattgtagTAGAAACTACTATGTGCTGTTTCAGTATAGTTTGAGGACTGATGTGTTCTTGttgaatatattttcattcctgattcttttttccctaaaataagTTATTATTCATTTCCTCTCATTAGTTGCTTGTGTAAGTCATCAGTCGACAGTCATAGTTAATTTATTGTGATCTGTAGTTTATTCATGTCATAAGTACTGAATTTTAAGTTTCATTTGGGGATGTGCGGTTTCAGCCATTCTGGCAGCCGCATAACAGAACAATTGCAAGAAGAATCCAAAACATGGGTTGGAGAGCTGATGGTGGTCTTTGGCTTCTTGTTCGTGGAGGGGGACTTTATCTTAGCAAAGGCACAGGGGTAAGTATGGGGATATCTCTTTCTTTAAATATGTCAAGTGTATCATACATAAGAAAATTTAAATGTATGCAAGTAGTATGTTTTATTGCTTCAAATTCTGATTCGGTTTAGTGGATGAATGTGacttcttgttcttttctttaaaatgaatttcttgttcataTTGGATGCCAGTGGATGTATTTCCATCagaattttctaatttatagaagagaaattgggtttttggtttgaaaaaggtGTCTATTTTCTGGAGAAAAAAGTTCAGTTATCAAACAAAATGTGTAAGTAAAGATTTAATCTTTTTTGAACGAGGAAATTGCTAATAGAAAATGGCAAAAATAACTTATCCTAAACACATTGACTGTCTTCTAGCTGAAGACAGAAAGGTAGGAATAAAAAGGTAGAGATAATTCTGATAACTTTTCTGTATTGATTTGAGTTATAggttttgtgaagaaaaaagaaacctgGCCAGtgtataaaaatgaaaatagagagattcttatttttgaaaaacataCCAAAAATAGCTCCAAGTACGACTGATGagatttatttatgtttttctctTTATACTTTTTCCCCAGGCTCCCATGGCCATCTGATTTATACAATTACTACTTACTAGACATATCTGACTCCAAGTGCGTGGGTAGTCAGGGAAGGATAGAGCCATATCACCGAATGCACTTTGCAGACCTAGACCCAATGTATATTTTCATATGACCAGGACTTGGGGCTATCATGAATTCTTTATTAGCTAAAATATTCTAACTGCACACTGCTGTTTCATATGAACTGTGATTGATTGCATTTTTGTTAGGGGATTGGTTTATTGCTTATGTGAGCGATGCATTTTGTTAGGGGATTTGAGAAAGTTCtcttaacatttaaaatattgAGATACTTTATGaaaatttaagttttaattCGTCATTCTACATTGATAATCCATGGATATTATATTTACTATATGTGTTTTATGTACAATGAATATTTTTCCAGTTTTCGAGTTTGCATCCTTGAATGTCATATTCTGTGTATGAATCTGTCTTGCTTATTAATGAAGCATGACAAACCTTAACTGTTTCAGATAACAGAAGAATTTGAAGAAGTTCAAGTTCAAAGCCGGGGTTTTGGCATTCTCGATGTTGGGTACCGATCAGAGGTAACAGTTTTCTTATTAAGTGGTGGTGTTATGACTGTGCACGTCTTCAATGAAATAACATGAATTTCTTGCATGAGGGGGTTTAAAAGGAGGTTGTGTAGCTCCAAAAGGCATGTCTGATAAAAAGGCCATGAGTTACTCAACAAAGGCATATATTATTAAGTTTGCGCATGCTTCATACATATGCTATCTCTTTCCCTAATGTGTGTGCCTGGCCCTGGATTATATATCTACAAATATAGGTAGGCCTCCTGGCATTTACGTGTATGCTGGTTTACCACCATGTACAcattattaattacaatatgGCATTAATCAAAGAGAATCTTATAcctattcaaaaataaataaataaatctcacACGCCACTTTATAATAAATGGTATAGATAGATGTGCACAAATGTGCGTTGAAGCCACTCTGATGTTGTTGAGCCTATCACATTTTAATTGCAGAAATTACAGATAAGAGTATTATACATTATTGGTTTGATCCATTGAGAGTCTCATCTTTTGACCATTCCTTTAGATATATTTGTAAggattaagttaaaaaaaacttgaattagCATAGTTTTACCTACTAGCCTGTAAATACTGGAAagcattaattttatgtttgctAGCTAAAACAGCATTCCATGGGCTGCTTTTAAATGCTCCCATTGCACTCTGTATAACTGACAATTGAGATAACCAACATTGGAATATCTAAGTCAGTGGGCGTCAGATCCAAGTGTGACTGACTTGCACCTTTCACCCATACAAACATATTAGAGTCGGTGAACACACAACTAGAAGTTACATAAATGGATTAGGCTCATTCCAGAGCAATAACGCAAGCCATGGCTTTTGATTGATATTTGAGAATGCATGCATTATAAGTGAGATTACAAATTTAATCTTGGCTGCCTTCTGTAAATTCATGGCCCCTTGGTTTATACGTGATTTCATTGTGCAGGAAGAGGCTTGGGCGGCAGGAGGAAGTGGGATCCTACTGAGAACTACTAATGGTGGCAAGACATGGACCCGTGACAAAGCAGCTGATAATATTGCTGCAAATCTATACTCGGTGAAGTGAGTCAAACCCTTCTAAAAGCTATCCTATTATTCTTAAATAGATATGTTTCCATATGCATTATAAGTGAGTCTACCACTAACTTTAGgtttcctttcattttcttttttttctgttcaTCTCTTTGGTTTATGAAAGTTCCTTTAAGTTGCCCAGAGAAGATGACAGGGAAAGCGTATAGATCTGGAATCTCATTAAATTAGCATCAA
This window encodes:
- the LOC132178528 gene encoding photosystem II stability/assembly factor HCF136, chloroplastic, with the protein product MASLLQLSEYTHPVIVLKPSLTSLLPSSSRPRQQDYRTQPRISPPKASLQQSSSSSSSSLTRREFASQTAAISVSLLAAPPARSEDALSEWERVYLPIDPGVVLLDIAFVPDDLNHGFLLGTRQTIMETKDGGNTWAPRSIPSAEDEDFNYRFNSISFRGKEGWIVGKPAILLYTSDAGESWDRIPLSSQLPGDVVYIKATGEKSAELVTDEGAIYVTSNRGYNWRAAVQETVSATLNRTVSSGISGASYYTGTFNTVNRSPDGRYVAVSSRGNFYLTWEPGQPFWQPHNRTIARRIQNMGWRADGGLWLLVRGGGLYLSKGTGITEEFEEVQVQSRGFGILDVGYRSEEEAWAAGGSGILLRTTNGGKTWTRDKAADNIAANLYSVKFINDSKGFVLGNDGVLLRYLG